The Couchioplanes caeruleus nucleotide sequence AAGCGGTGATCGTCCGCACCTGCGGCGGTCCACCCGCCGCCTGGGGAGTGGACGACTTCATCGCACCCCGGCAGGAGCTGCTCGCCGGAGGCGCCCTCACGGACTTCAGGGAGTGGGAGGTGTCGGGGCACACCGAGGTCTTCGGCGACATCGCTCACCACTTCTGCAGCTACGCCAAGGCGGGAGTGCAGGACGGGGTCCCCTTCACGGGACGGGGGATGAAGACGCTGCAGTTCGTCCGGACGCCCGCCGGCTGGCGCATCAGCGCCGCGGCCTGGGACGACGAGAGATGACGGCGTCGGCGGTCCCGCCCTCATAGGATGGCGCCATGACTCGGACAGACACGGCTTCGCGGCTGATCGCAGCTCCGCCCGACCGCGTCTACGCGGCCCTCGTCGACCCCGCGGCGCTGACGGCCTGGTTGCCGCCCGGCGGCATGACCGGCCGCTTCGAGCGGTTCGACGCGCGGCCGGGCGGCTCGTACCGGCTGGTGCTGACGTATGCGGACGCCACGGCGGCGCCGGGGAAGACGACCGCCGACACGGACGTCGTGGAGGCTCAGTTCGTCGACCTCGTCCCGGGCGTACGGGTGGTGCAGGCGGTCACCTTCGTCTCCGACGACCCGGCCCAGGCCGGCACCATGACGATGACCTGGGAGGTCACGCCGGCGGAAGGCGGCACGCTGGTGGAATTCCGGGCCGACGACGTCCCGGCCGGCATCTCCGCCGAGGACCACGCCGCCGGCCTGACGTCCTCCCTCGCCAAC carries:
- a CDS encoding nuclear transport factor 2 family protein, giving the protein MSGDERLDDHAEIGAVVRTFFAAFTSGPDSTARLDALRHVFLPEAVIVRTCGGPPAAWGVDDFIAPRQELLAGGALTDFREWEVSGHTEVFGDIAHHFCSYAKAGVQDGVPFTGRGMKTLQFVRTPAGWRISAAAWDDER
- a CDS encoding SRPBCC family protein, with product MTRTDTASRLIAAPPDRVYAALVDPAALTAWLPPGGMTGRFERFDARPGGSYRLVLTYADATAAPGKTTADTDVVEAQFVDLVPGVRVVQAVTFVSDDPAQAGTMTMTWEVTPAEGGTLVEFRADDVPAGISAEDHAAGLTSSLANLADHVEGRGPAVG